The sequence AGTGGCAATGTCGTGGCCGAAATTGTCGGGCGCGATCCTTCGTTGCCGCCGGTTCTGCTCGCCTGTCACCTCGACAGCTGGTGGAACGGCACGGGTGCTTTCGATGATGGTGCGGGCTGCGGAATTGCTGCGGCGGCTGCACTGCATGTCTCGCACACTGGCCAGCCGCTGCGCACGATCCGTGTGCTGATGGCGGGCGCCGAAGAAGTCGGCCTGCATGGCAGCGTCGCCTATTCCAAGGCGCACATTGACGAGAAGATCGGCGTCGGCCTTGAAAGCGATTTCGGCGCGGACCGTATTTGGCAGATCCAGACCAACTTCGGCAAAACCAACCCTGATCTGGCCAAGACACTGGCTGCGGCGGTTTCTCGCTTTGGCGTAGCGCCTTCCACGACAGTTGCGACTGGCGGCGCGGACATCAACATCTCGCGCGACCAGAAGGGTGCGATCATCGATTTGCAGCAGGATGGCACACGCTACTTCGACCTGCACCACACGCCTGATGACACGCTCGACAAGATTGATCCCGCTCAGCTGCGCCAGAACGTTGCAGTGTGGACTCAAGTTGCTGGCATCCTCGCCAACTATCCAGGTGACATCCAAGGGGCTGCTGAATGAGCGAAGAACCAGTACCTCAAGTGACCGAAGAGGCGGTCCCGCCCGCTGTCGGCCCACACGGTCTTACGCCGGTGCACCCCAATCATAAGAAGGTGCTGCGCATTCAGGCGCTGATTGCTTCAGCCTTTCTCTTGATCCCGGCGACAATTGTGCAATTCGCCGCGCCGGTTCCCTTTGGCGTAGTGCTTGGCCCCGTGGCTCTGCTTTGTGCGCTGTTTGTGTGGCGCCTGCCCCGGCGCCGCTACGCCTATAAGGGTTTCGATATGGGCACCGACCGGCTGCGCGTAGTGCGTGGATATTGGTGGCGCAGCGATGCCGTGGTCCCGTTTGGCCGAGTGCAGCATCTCGATGTGCAGCAGGGCCCGCTTGAACGGATGTACGGTCTTGCGACGCTTATCTTGCACACAGCCGGAACGCATAACGCCTCGGTACCGCTTGCCGGCTTGCTGCGCGAAGATGCGGAAGAAATGCGCGAATCGATCCGTCAACATATCAAGCGCGAAACTCTGTGAGCGCCGAACCTGACATTGTGCCTGAAATGGCGGCAGAAGCGTTTGTAGAAATTCCTGCAAATGCTGGCTTACGCACCGCGCCGTTAGGCTTCGTGGTGAAGGCCATTGAAGGCGTGAAGAACGCGATATTCCCGATGGTTGCAGCGTTCTTTGCTGCGGGTTCGTCCGGTTATGCCATGCTCATCGCTATTGGTGCCGGCGCAGTGATTATCGGTCTGACGGGATTCTTCGCGTGGCTCCGATGGACACGCCTCCGTTATTATGTCGGCAATGAAGATATTCGCTTGGAAAGCGGCATTCTGAGCCGCGAGGCGCGTTCAGTGCCCTTCGAGCGTATTCAGGACGTCAGCCTCGAACAAAAGCTGATTCCTCGCCTGCTGGGCCTGACCCAGATCAAATTCGAGACAGGAGCGGGCGGTAAAGACGAGCTGTCGTTGGAATACGTGACCGGTGCCGAAGGCGAACGGCTGCGTGAAGTCGTCCGTGAACGGCGTGAGGGAGCGGTGGAGCGCGCCGCTGACGGCTTAGAACCCGATACAATTGGGGAGGAGGACGCACCTCCCGTCGAAAGCGCAGCGCCGATCTTCGAAATGAATGATCGCCGCGTGATTACGTTCGGCGCATTCGAATTCTCGCTCGTGATTTTCGCTGTACTCGCGGGTGCCGCGCAGCAATTTGATTTCTTGCTGCCTTTCGACATTTGGGACTGGGAACAGTGGGCCGGTGTCGCTGGCGAGCAGACCGATATTGTAACCGGACTGAACGGCCTCGGCATTGTCGGCCAGGTCTTTGGTGTCATTCTCGCTTTGGGCTCGGTCGCTGTCATCGGTGTGCTGACCGGCATAGCGCGGACTTTCGCCCGCGAATATGAATTCCGTTTGGACCGCACCCCCAAAGGTTTCCGCCGTCAGCGCGGCCTGTTCACCAAGACCGATGTTGTGATGCCCGTGCACCGCGTGCAGGCGGCCCGCATCCAGACCGGACTTATCCGCCGCCGCTTCGGCTGGCATTCGCTCAAATTCATCAGCCTTGCACAAGACAATGGCTCATCCAGCCACGCCGTTGCGCCCTTTGCGAAGATGGCCGAGATATGGCCCATCGCCGCCGAGGCTGATATCACGCCCGCTAGCGATGAGCTTGAGTGGTTGCGGCCGTCGCCAAAGAAATGGGTTGATGGAGCAATCGTCCTATCAGTGATCCTGCTGATGGTGGCGATTGGCTGGTCGATTGCCGGTTTCCTGAAGGTCGCTTTGGCCATCATCGCCATTGGCTTCCCGCTGATTGCGTTGGGGTTCTGGCTAGGCTGGAAACGTCACCGGTTTGCGCGCGATGTACGTCAGCTGTTTGTGCGCGAGGGTTTGCTATCGCCTGACCTCACAATCGCGCCGCGAGTCCGCTTGCAGTCTGTCGAAATCAGGCACGGTCCACTGTCGCGCTGGCGCGGCTATTGCGAGCTGCATTTTGGGCTCGCAGGCGGCAGCCTATCGATTGATGGAATCGCGTTTGACGATGCCGAGAAGCTCCGCAGCGAAGTGCTCGAAAGCATCGTCAGCGTCGACTTCTCGGATTTGCCAAAATAGGCTGGCTTAGCCTGTTAGATCAGTAATCGTGGACTAGTAATCGTGACCGGGGTTGGTGCGCTTCAACTTGCGCATCAGGCCAGGCCATACGAGGTTGTCGCCCATGCCTGCTGCGAAAGCGGGCGCGGTCTGCTGGTGAACGCGGGCGCCCATTTCAGGCGGTTCTTCATGCAGCTTATCCTCGCTCCCGACTGACTGCGCCAGAATTTGCGTCTTGCAGGCGTTTTCGAGGAAATACATTCGCAGGAATGCGATGGCACAATTCTGACCGACGGTCAGCGTGCCGTGATTGCGCAACAGCAACAGGTTTTTCTCGCCAATATCAGCGACCAGCCGTTCGCGCTCATCCAGATCAAGCGCGATGCCTTCATAGTCGTGATAGGCGAGGTCATCATGCACTTGCATAGAGAATTGCGTGTAGCGGCGCAGGCCGTCCTTCTGCACGGAAACGGCGATGCCATAAGGCGTGTGCACGTGGATCACGCAGCCAGCGTCCTCGCGCGCGGCATGCACGGCGCTATGGATCGTGAAGCCCGCTGGATTGATGAAGTAGGGCGTGTCCTGTTTGATGTTGCCATCAATATCGATTTTGACCAGCGAAGACGCTGTCATTTCATCGAACATCACGCCGTATGGATTGATCAGAAAACGTTCTTCGCCATCCTCGTCCGGCAGGCGGGCAGAGATATGGGTGAAGACCAGATCGGTCCATGCATGCATCGCGCAAAGGCGGTAGGTCGCTGCAAGCTCGCATCTGATTCGCCACTCTTCGTCGGAGACCTTGCCTTCAAGACGCTCGATCTCGGTCGGATCAGGAATGTTGAACCCTGCTGCAATAGCCAGAGCTGGTTTGGGTTTTTCGACTGCGATGTTCATTCGATCCTCTCACTTTCAAGTGAGGGTCTAGCATATTCGCGCAGGCTTTTGCCATTGCGGATGTGAGGCGCGGTTGCGCGTAGCCTAACTGCTATACGGTTATGATAGTGAGTGCGGGGCGCTGTCGCTCGGAATTTTCAGCGCGAAACCATCCCCTGAATGGTTTCGTCTAGCTGAAAATGGTCGGGGAGACAGGATTCGAACCTGCGACCCTCTGTTCCCAAAACAGATGCGCTACCAGGCTGCGCCACTCCCCGACATTTTCATCTCGCGTGAAACTGGCTGATTAAGCCCTGGTTGCCGAAACCTGGTGGGCCCGGCAGGACTCGAACCTGCGACCTATCCGTTATGAGCGGACAGCTCTAACCAACTGAGCTACAGGCCCACGGTTGGCCCCATAGGACGCCGTGGTGTTTCACTGCGATGCAAACCGCCTTTCGGCTGCTTGCGGCGCGCACCTACCGCGCGTTGATGCGCATGACAAGCGCCATTGCGCATAATTATTTGGTGGCCGCCATCACTTCCGCAACGGTGGTGGGTTTTATGCTACGCATTTCAAGATATGTGTAGATGCGGCGCCACCAATCATACAGTTCATCGAGGTCCGATTCGGTCCGTACATAGGGCGTATTCCCGGGGCTGAGTGACGGGCTGTGAAAGGATAGGACGAGCAGCGGCAGGCCGTCGTCCAGTGCCATATCGATACCGCGAATAGCTTCTTCTGCGCTGACGCCTTCAGGGGTTAGGGCAATCCGTTCAAGCAGTCCTAAACGCGCCAAAATTCCGCGCAGGCGGCCCAGTTTCTCCAGCCGGGGAAACAGAAACTTGCCCTGTTTTCGCAGCATTCCCCAGAACACGGTCGTTAATGGCAGTTCGAGGAGCCCACCTTCTTCGCCCACCCAATAGGGATGCAACGGGTGGTTGCGGTAATTTGGTCCGCCGTCGCCGCCATAATCGAAATTCGAGCGGACAGAGCTGTCGATCGCGATGCCTGATTCGGACAATATTTCGGCTGTGTTGGGACCCAGTCCATAACGGCCGGCGCGATAGATCAGCGGCTCTGCACCGATGTTCTTTGCAATCACATCGCGCAAACGCTTGAACTTCTCCCGCTCCAACTCGGCCGGCAAATTCCCGGCGAAGCTGTTGTGGTTGTTTACTTCTTCTTGGTGCGGCGGATTCACCCATGCATGCAACTGGACGCCGACTTCAGCTTTACCGGCTCTGACCGCATCGCCGATAATCCTGGCCGCCATTTCAGAAGTCGCGACCGGCCAATCGATCAGATAGACGGGGCTGACCCCGATACCTTCGCAAAACTGCTGGAATTTGCGCAGGCGGGTGACGTGATCGAGCGAATGGCCTGCCTGTTTGAACGGGCCGTGCCAGTCGAATTCTTCCTCTGTATCAACCGTGAGCAGCGCGCGTTGGCCGAATCCGTCAGTGAACCGGGCGGCACTCTCTGGGAGAGGGGGATTCAAGAATGATGTTGCGGCCACTAATGGCATGCCCCTGCAGAATTTCTGGACTGGCTTTCGTTGCCCGTGATTACCTAAGCAGCGCTATGGTCCGGCCCGTTGCCGGTCAAGACCTGCGCTGCCGCTGGCCAGCGGTAATGTCAGCCAGAGTTGTTCTTCAGATGCGACCAGATCGCCGCCAGCCTCGCGGGCCTCTGCCCTGGCCAGCCGCAGGGCAAACCCGGCACCAAACATACCGGCGCTCAGAGCGGTATTACCATCACGCATAGTGGCGTTAAATATATCGTCGTCGCTCAAAAAACGGGCTGGCAGATCGATATGAATGCTGGCGTTCGTAGCGGTGCGGATCAGTTTTACGCCGATTACTTCACCAGCCGCAACGGCGCCCGCCAATGTCGCCATTAGCCGCCAAACGAGGGCGTCGACTTCTTGCTTTGCCATCGCCACTGCGCAAGGCACCTCGACGTTATCGAGAGCGAATTCGCTCATGCGTGGGCGCAGCATTCCCGAAAGCTGGTCGGCGGTCGCGATCAGCATTTCGGCAATATCGCTCTCTCCGTCCTCAAGCTCCAGGTCGCCAGCCTCTAGCTTCGCCAGCCGGTCCAGTTCCTCGAAACCGGCCAACATCCGCGCGGCGTCGCCCGCAATGGTTGCGGCCAAGGCGCGATATTCATGCGGGGTGGGACCAAAGAGTTGTTGCTGGATGACTTCCGCAAAGCCTTGGATGGCATTCACCGGGGTTCTTAGTTCATGCAGCGTTTGCCGGATGCGGTCGGATTGGCTGTCGGCAGGTAGCGAAGCGTCTTGCCCTGCCACCGCAATCCGGCGGGCGCGTCCGACATGGCCGGTATAACGACCACCATCTGATGAGAACTGCGGCGCAGCGTCAATCTGCCACTCTCCACCAAGCATTGGAACGGAACTTAGCGAAACGCGCATACCAGCGACAGGCTGTTGGCGGCGCATCGTCATGCTGATCGGGCTGTCTGGCGCAAAAAGAAAGCCGATGAGGGCGGGAGCGACGCGTCCGCTAGCCCAATTGATACGCCCGCGCGCGTCGGCTGCGAAATCGAACAGGTTGATGGTGCTGGGCGCTCGTTCACCTTCGGTTTCGCCGAGCGGGAGGCGAGGGGCACCGTCACGTAAGGGCTCGCTGCCAGTGCTACGCGCCTTGCGATAGCTCTCGATGCGTTTGACCAGTGCTCCGATCTCACCCGTTTCAAGCTGCTTTGAAGTGGCAGTCGGTGCTATGGCTGAGGCAGAGGGCGGTTCGATCGTGAGCGCGGCTTCCACCGGTTCGTAGCCTTCTGGCTGGGGCAGGACATTGTCGCCTACTCCTAGAAGAGCCAGCATTTCAGCGACGCTCAGCGGTAGATCGCGGCGGTGGCGCAGCAGGCCGCGTGCGCGGATCGGCAATGCCGGGATCAATTGCAGCCATTCATCTTCCTGCAGATCCGCTGACATGAGCGCCGCCGTTGCCACGGCAGGCTCGTCCTCGGCTAGCCGCGCAACCAATGTGGGGTTGCGCAGGCGTGTATCCGGGGCAGAAATAGCTGCGGCACGGGTCTTGTCGGAAACCCGTTCTGCGAGAGCGCCCAAGCGCAGGAAAGCCTTCGCGCGCAAATCATCGTTGCGCCCGCCGCTATAGGCCCCGAGCAGGTCGAGGAGCTGACGATATTGCGTAGCCGCACCGCGTTCGCTTGAGGCGCGGTGTCGCAGCACTGTCGCAAGGCGGTCGTCGAAATGCACGTATTCTCCGGATTTGAGCGGGCGCAAAGCCCGCTTCTTGTTCCGGAAGCACTACCAGTATCGCTGCAACCCCCAATCGGTTTCACACGCTGCGTTGCAAAGCGGGACAATTGCCGTCATAGATAATAATATTAGCGTAAACCGGTATTTTATGGTGCATTTGATGCATCTGCGTAGGTTTTATTAGAGTGCCGGGTTCCTTTTGGGGCTTTTGAGGGATGGAAACGCCATATGGCAAATCTGGATTCGATTGATCGGCGGCTACTTTCTGAATTGCAGGATGAGGGGCGCATCACGAATGTGGAACTCGCGCAGCGTGTAGGGCTGACCGCGCCGCCGTGTCTGCGCCGCGTTCGTGCGCTGGAAGATGCTGGCGTAATTCAAGGCTATCACGCGGAACTGGACGCTTCCCACCTTGGATTTGCAATCACCGTATTTGCGATGGTCAGTCTGAAGAGCCAGGCCGAAGATGCCTTGCGCGAATTCGAAGATCATATGAATGGCCTCCCCGAAGTGCGCGAAGTGCATATGCTCAATGGTGAGATCGACTTCATTCTCAAGATCGTCAGCCGCGATTTGCAGAGCTTCCAGGAATTCCTGACCAGCAAGCTCACGCCCGCGCCGAACGTCGATAGCGTGAAGACATCGCTGACGATCCGCACCAGCAAGCACGAGCCGGGCGTTCCGCTCGAAAAATGACCGAAGCGATTGTCACAACTTCGTTGATCGCGATGTTCGTGATCGCCTTTGCCGCCAATCTGCGGCTGCCCGAAGCTGACAATCTTCCGATGCATTTCAATATCCGTTTCCGGCCAACATGGTCTGCGCCGCGGTTGATTGCGCTGCTTACAATGCCGTTAATTACGGCGATCATCATGATTTGCTTGCTGGTATTCGAAAGCGGGAACCCTGAAACAGCAACGGGGTTAAAGGTACTAGCGCCGTTTATGATCGCGGCGCATTTGTTGCACATCTATCTGATTTCACGGCACCTCAAGAACCAATCCTGAACTGATCTGACATGACTTATCTCCTCCTTCTCGGCGGCATTGTGCTGCTCGCCATTGGCGGCGAACTGTTGGTTCGCGGCTCTGTTGGTGTCGCGCGCCATATGGGCGTGTCGCCTCTGCTTGCCGGCCTTACGATTGTGGGCTTTGGTACCTCCGCGCCCGAGCTTGCTACAAGTCTGCAAGCTGCATTTGCTGGCTCACCGGGTATTGCGGTTGGTAATGTCGTGGGTTCGAATATTGCGAATTTCCTGCTGATTATCGGTGTGTCGGCGATGATCATGCCGCTGGCGATTACGCCCAAGGCGTTCAAGCGCGATGGTTCGGCCTTGATGATCGCCACGCTGGCCTGTGTCGGCGTAGTGATGTTCGGCTTTATCGACCGATGGATGGGAGTGGTTCTGCTCGTTGCTCTCGCTGGATATATCATCTGGGCGTTCCTGAGTGAGCGTGACACTCATGACAGCGAAGCAATCCGGCACGAGCAGGAGGAAGGCGATGTCGCCTCGCCTGAAACCGGTATCTGGACCTTGGTCGCAATCTCGATTGGCGGGATTGCAGCGGCGGTTATCGGCGCAGACTTCTTGGTCACGGCGGCCGTTGATCTAGCGCGCGGATGGGGCGTATCCGAAGCAGTTATCGGCCTCACAGTAGTCGCCTTCGGAACCTCATTGCCTGAGCTCGTAGCCTGCGTGGTCGCTGCGCTTCGCAATCATGGCGATGTCGCGCTGGGCAACGCTGTTGGGTCGAGCATCTACAACATCTGCGCAATTTTGGGCATCACGGCGGTCATTCATCCGCTGGAAGTCCCACCTGAAATCATGCGACTGGATATCTGGGTGATGCTGGGCGTGACGGTGCTGCTGGTGGTGTTCCTGCGCACTGGCTGGACGTTTAAACGCTGGGAAGGCGCGGTGTTTGCGGCGCTCTATGCGGGCTACTTGGCGGTGCAAGCGAGTATCGCCTAACGGTAAACTGAGCGTCTCAGATCTCGTCTAGCTAGACTTCTTGGCCAGTATAATCAGGCTGAACACTAGCCCAATTCCTATCAGCGCACCGCCAACAGTTGACGTTCGATCCGCAAATTCGGCTGCATCCGAGCCGCCGCCGAGCAAGAAGGGAAGGGCGAAGACGGCCACGCCCACCAACAAGATCATAATTCCTGGAATGAGTAGTGGTTTCTTCATACTGGCAATCCCGACTCTGGAGCTGATCAGCCCTCGCGGGCATCCAGATAGTCTTCCAGCCATTTGATCGAATAATCACCGCTCAGAATGTCCGGCTGATGCAGCAGTTCCTGATGCAATGGCACCGAAGTCTTTACGCCCTCGATCACCATTTCTTCGAGCGCACGCCTTAGCCGCATGATGCATTTCTCGCGCGTGCGGCCGAACACAACTAGCTTGGCAATCATGGAGTCGTAATAGGGCGGGATGCGGTATCCCGCATAGAGGCCGCTATCGACGCGCACATGCATGCCGCCTGCCGCGTGATAGTTCGTCACTTGACCCGGTGAAGGGGTGAAGTCGAACGGATCTTCCGCATTGATACGGCACTCGATGGCGTGACCGACGAACTCGATCTCTTCCTGCGTAACCGACAAGTCCTTGCCGTCTGCGACGCGGATTTGTTCGCGTACCAGATCGACGCCGGTGATCATTTCTGTGACCGGATGTTCGACCTGCAGACGGGTGTTCATTTCGATGAAATAGAACTCACCGTCTTCCCACAGGAATTCGATTGTGCCCGCGCCGCGATAGGCCATGTCTGCCATAGCCTTGGCACAGATTTCGCCCATGCGGTCCCGCTCTTTCGGATCGAGCACGGGGGAAGGCGCTTCTTCGAGGACTTTCTGGTGGCGACGTTGCAGCGAACAATCGCGCTCGCCCAGATGGACCGCCTTGCCGCGTCCGTCGCCAAACACTTGGAATTCGATGTGGCGCGGATTGCCGAGATATTTCTCGAGATAAACTGTGTCGTCGCCAAATGCCGACTTCGCCTCATTGGCAGCCGCCTGCATCAGCGTTTCGAGTTGGCTTTCCTCTGGCACGACCTTCATGCCGCGCCCGCCGCCGCCCGATGCGGCCTTCACCAGCACGGGATAGCCAATTTCGTTGGCGACTTTCTTGGCTTCTTCAATCGACGTCAGCGCGCCGTCAGAGCCAGGAACGAGCGGCAGGCCAAGTGCACCAGCGGTTCGCTTGGCTTCAACCTTGTCGCCCATCGTGCGGATGTGCTCGGGCTTTGGACCGACCCATTTAATGTCATGTGCCTCGACGATTTCGGCGAAGTTCGCATTCTCCGACAGGAAACCATATCCCGGGTGGATCGCATCGCAATGGGCGATCTCTGCTGCGGAAATGATATTCGCAACATTCAGATAGCTATCGGTTGCTGATGGCGGGCCGATACAAACCGCGTGATCTGCCAATCGCACATGCATCGCATCGGCATCGGCAGTGGAGTGCACTGCGACCGTTTCGATACCCATTTCATGGGCGGCGCGGTGAATACGCAGCGCAATTTCGCCACGATTGGCGATCAACAGGCGGGTGATTGCCATGCCGGTCTTCCTCAGCCGATCACAACAAGCGGCTGGTCGAATTCGACCGGCTGCGCGTTTTCGATCAGGATCGATTTCACTGATCCGGCCTTATCTGCGACGATCGGGTTCATCACCTTCATCGCTTCGATAATTACCAGCGTGTCGCCTTTGCTCACGTCATCGCCAACACTGACGAAATTTGGCGAGCTGGGATCGGGCGCGAGATAGACTGTGCCGACCATCGGAGACTTCAGCGCATCGGCGTGACTTGGGGCTGACGCTGCCTCGGCAGCTGCGGGGGCAGCGGTTACCGGCGCGGGCGCAGCAGCTAGCGCGGCCATTGCTGCAGGAGCAGCAGAGGCGGTGGCGCCGCGAGAGACGCGGATCTTCCGGTCGCCATCTTCCACTTCAATTTCGGTTAGCCCTGTTTCGGCGAGCATTTCCGCGAGTTCGCGCACTTGGGCGCTGTCGATTTGAATTCCAGCTTTAGAACTAGCTGTAGATTTAGAAGCCTTGCGTTCGGCCATGATACCTCTTCGGGGGTTGCCTGTAGGGAGCCGCTATGCGCGAGACAGGCGGGTTCTGGCAAGGCCATTAGCGTGAAAGTTACAGTTTTGCGGCTGCTTCGAGCGCCAAGACATAAGATTGCGCGCCGTGGCCCTGAAACACATCTTTCGCGCCCATGCCGACATAGGACGTGTGACGAAATTCTTCGCGCGTCGTCGGATCGGACAAATGAACTTCGTAAACCGGCACATTAATCGCGCGGATCGCATCGAGCAGGGCAATAGAAGTGTGGGTAAATGCTGCAGCGTTGAGCAGCACGGCCTTCGCCCCCTCGGCATTGGCTTCTTGTAGCCAGTCGACCAAATGGCCTTCGTGATTGGACTGGCGCAGATCGATCGTTAGACCGAGCTCCTGCCCGCGATCCTCCAACATACCGGCAATATCGTCGAGCGTGTCAGAGCCGTAGATTTCAGGCTCACGCAGGCCCAGCAGATTGAGGTTTGGGCCGTTCAGGACATAGATGAGGTTGGACATGCGAGCGGCATAGCGCGCCGCCCGCTGCCGGCCAAGCTTACTTATCGCTACCCTTGATCTTGCCCCACTGGCGGGCGGCGGTGTAGCCGAGATAGCCGGTGCCGAAGAGCGCATAGAGCGGTTCGGGTAGGCCGTTCAAATAGGCATTCATCCCAAGCCCGATGTCTTTCGCGGTTTGCGGAGAGAAAGCCGCGAGCACGCCCATCGGAACAGCCCACATAATCATAGCGTACATCACATAGAGGAAGCTGGGGCGGGCGCGGCTGGTCCATGGGTCGGGCGACTGCGCCTCTGTCACAATGGCTGAAAGGCGCGCTTCGATCGTTTCGAGCTCTTGGCTGCCTTCCAGCTTGAGCAGTTCGAGTTTGGCCTTAGCGCGCGCCTCCTTATCCGGGATCACCTTGTCGATGATCGAGGCGATGGGGCCGATAAGGGATTCGAGAATAGCCATAGATGCGCTCCGCTGGTTACGAGTCGCATCATCAAATAACCATAACGGTTATTGTAGGAAAGCTCTTTTCACCGGCTATGCAAGTCCGCGCTCAAGGCTTGGCGGTGTCGCATCGCCAACGCCG comes from Altererythrobacter sp. ZODW24 and encodes:
- a CDS encoding holin family protein, producing MAILESLIGPIASIIDKVIPDKEARAKAKLELLKLEGSQELETIEARLSAIVTEAQSPDPWTSRARPSFLYVMYAMIMWAVPMGVLAAFSPQTAKDIGLGMNAYLNGLPEPLYALFGTGYLGYTAARQWGKIKGSDK
- a CDS encoding class II aldolase/adducin family protein, whose amino-acid sequence is MNIAVEKPKPALAIAAGFNIPDPTEIERLEGKVSDEEWRIRCELAATYRLCAMHAWTDLVFTHISARLPDEDGEERFLINPYGVMFDEMTASSLVKIDIDGNIKQDTPYFINPAGFTIHSAVHAAREDAGCVIHVHTPYGIAVSVQKDGLRRYTQFSMQVHDDLAYHDYEGIALDLDERERLVADIGEKNLLLLRNHGTLTVGQNCAIAFLRMYFLENACKTQILAQSVGSEDKLHEEPPEMGARVHQQTAPAFAAGMGDNLVWPGLMRKLKRTNPGHDY
- a CDS encoding PH domain-containing protein, with the protein product MSAEPDIVPEMAAEAFVEIPANAGLRTAPLGFVVKAIEGVKNAIFPMVAAFFAAGSSGYAMLIAIGAGAVIIGLTGFFAWLRWTRLRYYVGNEDIRLESGILSREARSVPFERIQDVSLEQKLIPRLLGLTQIKFETGAGGKDELSLEYVTGAEGERLREVVRERREGAVERAADGLEPDTIGEEDAPPVESAAPIFEMNDRRVITFGAFEFSLVIFAVLAGAAQQFDFLLPFDIWDWEQWAGVAGEQTDIVTGLNGLGIVGQVFGVILALGSVAVIGVLTGIARTFAREYEFRLDRTPKGFRRQRGLFTKTDVVMPVHRVQAARIQTGLIRRRFGWHSLKFISLAQDNGSSSHAVAPFAKMAEIWPIAAEADITPASDELEWLRPSPKKWVDGAIVLSVILLMVAIGWSIAGFLKVALAIIAIGFPLIALGFWLGWKRHRFARDVRQLFVREGLLSPDLTIAPRVRLQSVEIRHGPLSRWRGYCELHFGLAGGSLSIDGIAFDDAEKLRSEVLESIVSVDFSDLPK
- the accC gene encoding acetyl-CoA carboxylase biotin carboxylase subunit, giving the protein MAITRLLIANRGEIALRIHRAAHEMGIETVAVHSTADADAMHVRLADHAVCIGPPSATDSYLNVANIISAAEIAHCDAIHPGYGFLSENANFAEIVEAHDIKWVGPKPEHIRTMGDKVEAKRTAGALGLPLVPGSDGALTSIEEAKKVANEIGYPVLVKAASGGGGRGMKVVPEESQLETLMQAAANEAKSAFGDDTVYLEKYLGNPRHIEFQVFGDGRGKAVHLGERDCSLQRRHQKVLEEAPSPVLDPKERDRMGEICAKAMADMAYRGAGTIEFLWEDGEFYFIEMNTRLQVEHPVTEMITGVDLVREQIRVADGKDLSVTQEEIEFVGHAIECRINAEDPFDFTPSPGQVTNYHAAGGMHVRVDSGLYAGYRIPPYYDSMIAKLVVFGRTREKCIMRLRRALEEMVIEGVKTSVPLHQELLHQPDILSGDYSIKWLEDYLDAREG
- a CDS encoding type II 3-dehydroquinate dehydratase, with protein sequence MSNLIYVLNGPNLNLLGLREPEIYGSDTLDDIAGMLEDRGQELGLTIDLRQSNHEGHLVDWLQEANAEGAKAVLLNAAAFTHTSIALLDAIRAINVPVYEVHLSDPTTREEFRHTSYVGMGAKDVFQGHGAQSYVLALEAAAKL
- a CDS encoding polysaccharide deacetylase family protein, which encodes MPLVAATSFLNPPLPESAARFTDGFGQRALLTVDTEEEFDWHGPFKQAGHSLDHVTRLRKFQQFCEGIGVSPVYLIDWPVATSEMAARIIGDAVRAGKAEVGVQLHAWVNPPHQEEVNNHNSFAGNLPAELEREKFKRLRDVIAKNIGAEPLIYRAGRYGLGPNTAEILSESGIAIDSSVRSNFDYGGDGGPNYRNHPLHPYWVGEEGGLLELPLTTVFWGMLRKQGKFLFPRLEKLGRLRGILARLGLLERIALTPEGVSAEEAIRGIDMALDDGLPLLVLSFHSPSLSPGNTPYVRTESDLDELYDWWRRIYTYLEMRSIKPTTVAEVMAATK
- a CDS encoding calcium/sodium antiporter codes for the protein MTYLLLLGGIVLLAIGGELLVRGSVGVARHMGVSPLLAGLTIVGFGTSAPELATSLQAAFAGSPGIAVGNVVGSNIANFLLIIGVSAMIMPLAITPKAFKRDGSALMIATLACVGVVMFGFIDRWMGVVLLVALAGYIIWAFLSERDTHDSEAIRHEQEEGDVASPETGIWTLVAISIGGIAAAVIGADFLVTAAVDLARGWGVSEAVIGLTVVAFGTSLPELVACVVAALRNHGDVALGNAVGSSIYNICAILGITAVIHPLEVPPEIMRLDIWVMLGVTVLLVVFLRTGWTFKRWEGAVFAALYAGYLAVQASIA
- the accB gene encoding acetyl-CoA carboxylase biotin carboxyl carrier protein, giving the protein MAERKASKSTASSKAGIQIDSAQVRELAEMLAETGLTEIEVEDGDRKIRVSRGATASAAPAAMAALAAAPAPVTAAPAAAEAASAPSHADALKSPMVGTVYLAPDPSSPNFVSVGDDVSKGDTLVIIEAMKVMNPIVADKAGSVKSILIENAQPVEFDQPLVVIG
- a CDS encoding PH domain-containing protein produces the protein MSEEPVPQVTEEAVPPAVGPHGLTPVHPNHKKVLRIQALIASAFLLIPATIVQFAAPVPFGVVLGPVALLCALFVWRLPRRRYAYKGFDMGTDRLRVVRGYWWRSDAVVPFGRVQHLDVQQGPLERMYGLATLILHTAGTHNASVPLAGLLREDAEEMRESIRQHIKRETL
- a CDS encoding Lrp/AsnC family transcriptional regulator, whose amino-acid sequence is MANLDSIDRRLLSELQDEGRITNVELAQRVGLTAPPCLRRVRALEDAGVIQGYHAELDASHLGFAITVFAMVSLKSQAEDALREFEDHMNGLPEVREVHMLNGEIDFILKIVSRDLQSFQEFLTSKLTPAPNVDSVKTSLTIRTSKHEPGVPLEK
- a CDS encoding histidine kinase dimerization/phospho-acceptor domain-containing protein; amino-acid sequence: MHFDDRLATVLRHRASSERGAATQYRQLLDLLGAYSGGRNDDLRAKAFLRLGALAERVSDKTRAAAISAPDTRLRNPTLVARLAEDEPAVATAALMSADLQEDEWLQLIPALPIRARGLLRHRRDLPLSVAEMLALLGVGDNVLPQPEGYEPVEAALTIEPPSASAIAPTATSKQLETGEIGALVKRIESYRKARSTGSEPLRDGAPRLPLGETEGERAPSTINLFDFAADARGRINWASGRVAPALIGFLFAPDSPISMTMRRQQPVAGMRVSLSSVPMLGGEWQIDAAPQFSSDGGRYTGHVGRARRIAVAGQDASLPADSQSDRIRQTLHELRTPVNAIQGFAEVIQQQLFGPTPHEYRALAATIAGDAARMLAGFEELDRLAKLEAGDLELEDGESDIAEMLIATADQLSGMLRPRMSEFALDNVEVPCAVAMAKQEVDALVWRLMATLAGAVAAGEVIGVKLIRTATNASIHIDLPARFLSDDDIFNATMRDGNTALSAGMFGAGFALRLARAEAREAGGDLVASEEQLWLTLPLASGSAGLDRQRAGP